The following are from one region of the Nicotiana tabacum cultivar K326 chromosome 3, ASM71507v2, whole genome shotgun sequence genome:
- the LOC107778318 gene encoding E3 ubiquitin-protein ligase SIRP1-like, with product MATPTVTVIRSDLSGVGISDQRLRQNGFTRTRIIDVVPIRSSPPNFGAAQNEGPSLPAIKASIEALPIIQIVEHEEECAICLLEFQVGEKTKEMPCKHRYHSNCINKWLERHGSCPVCRYKLPVERPELVSSSINHYPLEFSDTLLAHRIQ from the coding sequence ATGGCGACGCCGACGGTGACAGTCATCAGATCGGATTTATCAGGTGTGGGTATATCAGATCAACGGCTTCGTCAGAATGGATTCACCAGAACTAGAATAATCGATGTGGTTCCGATAAGATCATCACCGCCAAATTTCGGAGCCGCTCAGAATGAGGGGCCTTCACTACCAGCGATCAAGGCATCAATAGAGGCACTGCCAATTATTCAAATTGTAGAACATGAAGAAGAATGTGCTATTTGTTTGTTGGAGTTTCAAGTCGGGGAAAAAACTAAAGAGATGCCATGTAAACATCGTTATCATTCGAATTGTATTAACAAGTGGTTGGAGAGACATGGATCGTGTCCAGTTTGTAGGTATAAGTTGCCTGTGGAGAGACCGGAATTAGTTAGCAGTAGCATTAATCACTATCCTTTAGAATTTAGTGACACCCTCTTAGCTCATCGTATTCAATGA